The proteins below are encoded in one region of Paramisgurnus dabryanus chromosome 2, PD_genome_1.1, whole genome shotgun sequence:
- the ppp1r15a gene encoding protein phosphatase 1 regulatory subunit 15A, with amino-acid sequence MAPFIFHPHRPLSYQCRLPLPALYKQTNMTSELSLSTPETHQDLPLSPYHPTSMLLKIRLHLWQIIRRVINCCACVTELFSSNMFFFICVGKNITMTGELKKGTAEAKERPGWEFTSGSTGLIDFDEEMKDTEMKVMEIDEFAKPAKMLDLSVIDSDDEEEDNARLSEWESDEETDDDDSNEEEEEEDCEDNEEQPHDNDDDSEWSDDEDGDSEGSAESFELWESFFNGSDPYNPLSFSCSTGSKTNTTNKNQLTASSQIKQAKSTPATKAEEQYPKPSTKEGGKKVCFSDKVTVRPLVAWSFASRAARDGSCWMQMARDRERFRRRVKTTIESIIEPCLTPEHRAGIWKRLHNTPA; translated from the exons ATGGCGCCATTCATCTTTCATCCACATCGTCCACTGTCTTATCAGTGTCGTCTACCTCTGCCAGCTTTATATAAGCAAACCAATATGACTTCTGAGTTGTCATTAAGCACACCAGAAACCCATCAAGATCTACCTCTTAGTCCTTATCATCCAACGTCCATGCTACTGAAGATCAGACTGCATCTGTGGCAGATCATTCGGAGAGTCATAAACTGTTGTGCGTGTGTGACCGAGCTTTTCAGCTCCAATATGTTTTTCTTCATTTGTGTGGGAAAAAACATTACCATGACAGGCGAATTAAAGAAGGGTACGGCGGAGGCCAAGGAGAGGCCCGGTTGGGAATTCACGAGTGGATCGACGGGATTGATCGACTTTGATGAAGAGATGAAAGATACAGAGATGAAGGTCATGGAGATTGATGAGTTTGCCAAGCCTGCTAAAATGCTGGATTTGTCAGTGATTGATTCCGATGATGAAGAAGAGGATAATGCCAGGCTCTCAGAATGGGAGTCTGATGAAGAAACTGATGATGATGACTCTaatgaagaggaggaggaggaagattGTGAGGATAATGAAGAGCAACCACatgataatgatgatgattcTGAATGGTCAGATGATGAAGATGGTGATTCTGAAGGATCAGCTGAAAGCTTTGAGCTTTGGGAATCCTTTTTTAACGGCAGTGACCCGTACAATCCTCTGAGCTTCTCCTGTTCTACTGGATCTAAAACAAACACCACAAACAAGAACCAGCTAACTGCGAGCTCACAAATCAAACAAGCTAAGTCTACACCAGCAACAAAAGCTGAAGAGCAATACCCAAAACCAAGCACAAAGGAGGGTGGGAAAAAG gTATGTTTTAGTGACAAGGTGACTGTACGCCCCCTGGTGGCTTGGAGTTTTGCTAGCAGAGCAGCACGGGATGGTTCTTGTTGGATGCAGATGGCCAGAGACAGAGAGCGATTCAGAAGAAGAGTGAAGACGACTATTGAGAGCATCATTGAGCCCTGCCTTACACCTGAACACAGAGCGGGCATTTGGAAGAGACTTCATAATACTCCAGCTTGA